One window of Triticum dicoccoides isolate Atlit2015 ecotype Zavitan chromosome 5A, WEW_v2.0, whole genome shotgun sequence genomic DNA carries:
- the LOC119300472 gene encoding golgin candidate 6-like — protein MESRSINLRGFAGSAGKNIMQGIGGFVFGNEASESKEDSYVERFLDRISNGTMPDDRRSAMTELQSLVAESRSAQMSFGAMGFPVLLNVLKEDREDVELVRGALETLVSALTPIETSQGLKTEVQPASMNSDLLSRETDNISLLLSLLTEEDFYVRYYTIQLLTALLTNSLKRLQEAILLIPRGITVLMDMLMDREVIRNEALLLLTYLTRDAEEIQKIVVFEGAFEKLFSIIGEEGFSDGGVVVQDCLELLNNLIRNNASNQMLLKETMGFDPLISILKIRRGSAFNFTQQKTVNLLGALHTVELLLMGGPPGETGKDTSKITNQTALAQRNILDHLLLLGVESQWAPVALRCTALRCIGSLVLRHPQNLDSLASKQVGEEPHVQPALNAILAIILRTSVAQEFVAADYVFKCFCETNPNGQALLASTIAPHPNQGTATHGASSDMPFGSALLQALVSSDVNGDMEACCRASSVLTHIIKDNLQCKDRVLQIQLETPTPSLGRTEPLLHRIVTCLSFAALAGENDQSSQSEGSYIQPVILRLLITWLADCANAVNCLLESAVHLNYIIELAANKRFTGCVRGLAAVVLGACVLNNASREKGRDAFAVADAISQKIGLTTYFLRFDELRKSFLHLPSGQQNHKQLSRSSANSMSDFQEIEEEETNKGDQHPVLSEIFDSQFVSLLSKLETDIRECIMDLFSRTKTATAVLPVELEQKNGEVDGEYIKRLKSFVERQCNEMQDLLGRNAILAEDLVRTGGGSTSDSSEKPSSGRERVQIEALRQELEGTARRIEVLRTEKAQIEAEASNQRNLAVKLESDLKSLADAYNSLEQSNYRLDAEVKTLRQGGSAPYPDIEAIKAQAKEEAEKESEVELNDLLVCLGQEQSKVEKLSARLAELGEDVDTLLQGIGDDAALPDDDDDDDDDEDDDEK, from the exons ATGGAATCCCGGTCGATCAACCTTCGGGGCTTCGCCGGAAGCGCAGGAAAAAATATCATGCAG GGGATTGGGGGATTCGTTTTCGGCAACGAGGCGTCCGAGTCCAAGGAAGATAG CTACGTCGAGAGATTCCTTGACCGCATAAGCAACGGCACGATGCCTGATGATAGGAGGTCTGCCATGACTGAGCTACAGTCCCTCGTGGCGGAGAGCCGTTCGGCTCAGATGTCTTTTGGAGCTATGG GCTTCCCTGTCCTTCTCAACGTTTTGAAAGAAGACCGTGAGGATGTTGAGCTCGTCAGAGGTGCCCTAGAAACCCTTGTGAGCGCGCTGACTCCTATTGAGACGTCACAGGGACTGAAAACTGAGGTCCAACCGGCATCAATGAACTCTGATTTGCTTTCTCGAGAAACAGACAATATTTCTCTTCTCTTGAGCTTACTG ACAGAGGAGGATTTCTATGTGCGATATTACACAATCCAGCTTTTAACAGCGTTACTTACAAACTCGTTGAAAAG ATTACAGGAGGCAATTCTATTAATTCCCCGTGGCATAACAGTTTTAATGGACATGCTTATGGACCGCGAG GTCATAAGGAATGAAGCACTATTACTTCTTACTTATCTGACCAGAGACGCAGAG GAAATTCAAAAAATTGTTGTATTTGAGGGTGCATTTGAGAAGTTGTTTAGCATTATTGGGGAGGAGGGATTTTCTGATGGAGGCGTCGTTGTTCAG GATTGCCTTGAACTTTTAAATAATTTAATACGGAACAATGCGTCCAATCAG ATGCTTTTGAAAGAGACAATGGGCTTTGACCCATTGATATCAATACTAAAGATTAGGAGAGGCAGTGCATTCAATTTTACCCAACAAAAG ACGGTAAATCTTCTCGGTGCCTTACATACTGTCGAACTGCTTTTGATGGGGGGCCCACCGGGTGAAACAGGTAAAGATACTAGCAAGATCACCAATCAAACTGCACTAGCTCAG AGAAACATTCTTGACCATCTTCTATTATTGGGCGTTGAGAGTCAGTGGGCCCCTGTAGCTCTTCGCTGTACG GCATTGCGGTGTATTGGCAGCTTGGTACTAAGACATCCTCAAAATCTCGATTCTCTTGCAAGCAAGCAAGTCGGGGAAGAACCTCATGTTCAGCCTGCACTGAATGCGATCTTAGCTATAATCCTGCGAACCTCTGTAGCACAGGAATTTGTTGCTGCTGATTATGTCTTCAAGTGTTTCTGCGAG ACAAATCCCAATGGCCAGGCATTATTAGCATCAACTATTGCTCCACATCCAAACCAAGGAACTGCTACCCATGGTGCTTCTAGTGACATGCCATTTGGAAG TGCACTTCTGCAAGCTCTGGTGTCAAGTGATGTTAATGGAGATATGGAG GCATGTTGCAGAGCATCTAGTGTTCTTACTCACATAATCAAGGACAACTTGCAATGCAAAGATCGC GTATTGCAAATTCAGCTTGAAACACCTACGCCATCCTTGGGACGCACCGAGCCTCTCTTGCATCGGATTGTTACGTGTTTATCCTTTGCAGCTTTAGCAGGAGAGAATGACCAAAGCAGTCAATCAGAAGGATCATATATTCAGCCTGTTATTCTCCGGCTACTCATCACATGGCTTGCGGACTGTGCAAATGCTGTAAATTGCCTTTTGGAATCAGCGGTACACCTAAACTACATAATCGAGCTTGCTGCGAATAAACGTTTCACCGGTTGCGTCCGTGGATTAGCTGCTGTTGTTTTAGGTGCTTGTGTCCTCAATAATGCAAGCCGTGAGAAGGGCCGAGATGCCTTTGCTGTTGCAGATGCTATAAGCCAAAAGATTGGCCTTACTACATACTTTTTGAGGTTCGATGAACTGCGGAAAAGCTTTCTTCACCTACCATCAGGGCAGCAGAACCACAAGCAGCTTTCACGGTCAAGTGCAAACAGTATGTCTGATTTCCAAGAGATTGAAGAGGAGGAAACAAATAAAGGCGATCAACATCCAGTCCTTTCGGAAATTTTTGATTCACAATTCGTTAGTTTACTCAGTAAGCTTGAGACTGATATTAGAGAATGTATAATGGATCTCTTCAGTCGAACAAAAACTGCAACTGCAGTTCTACCTGTTGAGTTGGAGCAGAAGAACGGGGAGGTTGACGGAGAGTATATCAAGCGGTTGAAGTCATTTGTAGAGAGACAGTGCAACGAGATGCAG GACTTGCTAGGCCGAAATGCAATCTTAGCAGAAGATCTAGTGAGAACTGGTGGTGGCAGCACTTCAGATTCTTCTGAGAAACCGAGCAGTGGCCGAGAAAGGGTCCAAATTGAAGCCCTGAGACAAGAACTGGAGGGCACAGCACGGCGAATAGAGGTGCTCAGAACTGAAAAAGCTCAGATCGAAGCCGAAGCTAGCAACCAACGAAATCTTGCAGTAAAACTTGAATCTGATCTCAAGAGCTTGGCAGATGCTTACAACAGTCTTGAGCAGTCCAACTACCGCCTTGATGCTGAGGTGAAAACCTTGAGGCAGGGAGGCAGTGCTCCCTATCCGGACATAGAAGCAATAAAAGCGCAAGCCAAGGAAGAGGCAGAGAAGGAAAGTGAGGTGGAACTGAACGATCTACTCGTCTGCCTGGGACAGGAGCAAAGTAAAGTTGAGAAGCTGAGTGCAAGGCTGGCAGAGCTCGGTGAGGACGTGGACACCCTGCTGCAAGGTATCGGCGATGATGCTGCCTTgccagatgacgatgatgatgatgacgacgatgaagacgacgatgaaaAGTAA
- the LOC119300471 gene encoding acyl-CoA-binding domain-containing protein 6-like, whose protein sequence is MFAFSRRRMKLGRSKGHKSDPLHGSRSPGGHVSLSNGGDPITASVSGRADDLAYRCSSDSFDLDARALDSSENWAVLPTEGDKPAPRFSHAAAIIGSKMVVFGGDSGHQLLDDTKILNLEKLTWDSTTPKVLPSPIRSTSKLPACKGHCMVSWGNSVILVGGKSEPATDRLSVWAFNTETEIWSLMEAKGDIPAARSGHTVTRAGATLILFGGEDAKGKKRHDLHMFDLKSSTWLPLNYKGSGPSPRSNHVAALYDDRILLIFGGHSKSKTLNDLFSLDFETMVWSRVKTNGPHPSPRAGCSGALCGTKWYITGGGSKKKRQAETWVFDVLESKWTVRAVPPSSSITTKKGFSMVPLYHRDKIVLVAFGGNKKDPSDKVEVLVVLQNDHSYSWRSAPDVDPLLYEYSPSTKELAGHLNKCAPLYSNSSVARHSLTSTVERASREEHGALGTSLHRKYGQVEDCSSLAQKLEKLIDDDKYDDVDDCSSCPASTPKDHRSKRTGADTRTDMARTVAVKEENTDNQGPSGRRIARSSSDISHLYNNKITDLIRRNAALEDQLAAALASKEQAEKNLSLVMSSREQLEKRLASRGKDAELLKEKIAGLELAQEESNSLSNAVHADNVRLEREVAFLKAIADETRKEMHSTRRVLAGEQSRTFQLQVEVFHLKQRLQTAEGRSVTPRKPHNP, encoded by the exons ATGTTTGCTTTCTCGCGCCGGCGAATGAAGCTTGGAAG GTCCAAGGGCCACAAGAGTGATCCTTTGCACGGCTCTAGGAGCCCTGGGGGGCACGTCAGCCTGTCAAAT GGCGGTGACCCGATCACAGCATCGGTGAGTGGCCGTGCAGATGACCTTGCTTATCGCTGCTCTTCTGATTCATTTGATCTCGATGCCCGTGCATTGGATAGCTCGGAGAATTGGGCGGTGTTGCCCACAGAGGGCGACAAACCTGCTCCTCGTTTCTCT CACGCGGCAGCCATTATAGGCAGCAAGATGGTAGTTTTTGGTGGTGATTCTGGTCACCAGTTGTTGGATGATACAAAG ATATTGAATCTGGAGAAGCTTACATGGGATTCTACCACCCCGAAAGTTCTTCCATCGCCAATTCGATCTACTTCCAAGTTGCCAGCCTGCAAAGGTCATTGTATG GTTTCGTGGGGGAATAGCGTTATTCTTGTTGGAGGCAAAAGTGAGCCTGCTACTGATCGTTTATCAG TTTGGGCTTTCAATACTGAAACAGAGATTTGGTCACTGATGGAAGCCAAGGGTGATATCCCT GCAGCTCGAAGTGGCCACACAGTGACCAGGGCAGGCGCTACGTTGATACTTTTTGGTGGTGAGGACGCGAAAGGAAAGAAGCGACATGATCTTCACATGTTCGATCTCAAGTCATCGACATGGCTTCCTTTGAACTATAA AGGCTCCGGACCTTCTCCTAGATCCAATCATGTTGCTGCATTGTATGATGATAGGATCCTTTTAATATTTGGAGGCCACTCGAAATCCAAGACCTTGAATGATCTATTTTCTTTAGATTTTGAGACA ATGGTATGGTCAAGGGTGAAGACAAATGGTCCTCACCCATCGCCTCGAGCAGGTTGTAGTGGAGCTCTATGTGGAACTAAGTGGTACATTACTGGTGGTGGAAGCAAGAAGAAAC GACAAGCGGAAACCTGGGTTTTTGATGTTCTAGAATCGAAGTGGACTGTTCGTGCAGTACCGCCTAGTTCCTCAATTACTACAAAGAAA GGTTTCAGCATGGTTCCTTTGTACCACAGGGACAAGATCGTTCTTGTTGCTTTTGGAGGAAACAAAAAAGATCCATCCGACAAG GTTGAAGTACTGGTGGTACTGCAAAACGACCATTCTTATAGCTGGCGGTCTGCCCCAGATGTAGACCCATTGCTGTATGAATATTCTCCAAGCACCAAAGAGCTCGCCGGGCATCTCAACAAATGTGCTCCCTTGTACTCTAATAGTTCTGTTGCAAGGCACAGTCTCACCTCTACAGTCGAGCGTGCGTCTAGAGAGGAGCATGGAGCTCTGGGCACTTCGCTCCACAGGAAGTATGGTCAGGTAGAAGACTGCAGCAGCTTAGCCCAAAAGCTTGAGAAACTGATCGATGATGACAAATACGATGATGTCGATGACTGTTCTTCATGTCCAGCAAGCACC CCGAAAGATCACCGGAGCAAGAGGACAGGGGCCGATACTCGGACTGACATGGCCAGAACTGTAGCCGTCAAGGAAGAAAATACTGACAACCAAGGACCAAGTGGAAGGAGGATAGCCAGGAGCTCTTCAGACATCAGCCATCTGTACAACAACAAAATAACAGATTTGATCAGAAGGAACGCGGCGCTTGAGGACCAGCTTGCAGCCGCACTGGCAAGCAAAGAGCAGGCAGAGAAGAACCTGTCCTTGGTCATGAGTAGTAGGGAGCAGCTGGAGAAGAGGCTGGCCAGTAGGGGGAAAGATGCTGAGCTGCTCAAGGAGAAGATAGCAGGCTTGGAGTTGGCACAGGAGGAGTCTAACAGCCTGTCTAATGCCGTGCACGCCGACAATGTGCGCCTCGAGCGGGAAGTGGCGTTCCTCAAGGCCATCGCGGATGAGACCCGAAAG GAGATGCATTCCACCCGCAGAGTTTTGGCGGGAGAGCAGTCGCGGACGTTCCAGCTACAG GTCGAGGTGTTCCATCTGAAGCAGCGGCTGCAGACGGCGGAAGGAAGATCCGTAACGCCAAGGAAGCCTCATAATCCTTAG